The Euphorbia lathyris chromosome 3, ddEupLath1.1, whole genome shotgun sequence genome contains a region encoding:
- the LOC136223788 gene encoding uncharacterized protein, translated as MGKEVKWNWTSAFIGAASATAVTTLLSIRPKDPIFQLISIDFTTFKLNFPVLDTELLLTVHVTNPNFTAINYSSATMSIIYDGSVLGTSQVAADSQPGKSCKLLRLRARLDGLQLAHHAAKFLGDVAAREMVLDAEVNIEGAARVLWWDHRFKIHVDSHVTVDPLFLDVIDQENESHLDVFVA; from the coding sequence ATGGGCAAAGAAGTCAAATGGAACTGGACCTCAGCTTTCATCGGAGCAGCGTCGGCGACGGCAGTAACAACTCTTCTCAGTATCAGACCCAAAGACCCAATCTTCCAATTAATCTCCATCGACTTCACTACTTTCAAGCTCAACTTCCCCGTCCTCGACACCGAGCTACTCCTCACCGTTCACGTCACGAACCCTAATTTCACCGCCATTAACTACTCCTCCGCCACCATGTCCATCATCTACGACGGCTCTGTTCTCGGCACCTCTCAGGTCGCAGCGGATTCTCAACCAGGTAAGTCTTGTAAGTTGCTGCGGCTCCGAGCTCGGCTCGACGGTCTGCAGCTGGCTCACCATGCCGCGAAGTTTCTCGGCGACGTCGCTGCTCGGGAAATGGTGCTGGATGCGGAAGTGAATATTGAAGGGGCGGCGAGAGTGTTGTGGTGGGACCATCGGTTTAAGATCCACGTGGATAGCCATGTGACCGTTGATCCTTTGTTTCTAGATGTAATTGATCAAGAAAATGAGTCCCATCTTGATGTTTTTGTTGCTTGA